In a single window of the Pocillopora verrucosa isolate sample1 chromosome 4, ASM3666991v2, whole genome shotgun sequence genome:
- the LOC131795685 gene encoding uncharacterized protein, which translates to MFLRGDNGFRKSRRTIPNVSCFIQSVYNLMMSSRLVAVQCEAAALLVELSAVPQVLEGVERCYLKILAQKNVDDTLKKIAHERLKNVQEKRKSIPKSQKRRQKLVKL; encoded by the exons ATGTTTCTTCGGGGTGATAACGGTTTTAGG AAATCCCGACGGACTATTCCAAACGTCAGCTGTTTCATACAGAGCGTGTACAACCTTATGATGTCATCTAGACTCGTAGCGGTTCAATGTGAGGCTGCAGCACTATTGGTTGAATTGTCGGCAGTTCCACAAGTGTTAGAG GGTGTTGAAAGGTGCTATCTCAAGATTTTGGCTCAAAAGAACGTCGATGACACCTTGAAGAAAATCGCTCATGAAAGACTGAAAAACGtccaagaaaaaagaaaatcaatcccAAAGAGTCAAAAAAGGCGGCAAAAACTTGTCAAATTAT